The Alkalibaculum bacchi genomic sequence TCAACAATACTACAAATTATTTTGGCACTATGACCGTCGATGCTTTAAAGGCTTTCCAAAGATCTAGTGCAATTGGTGTAGATGGCTCTTTTGGCCCACAAACACGTACAACTTTATTAAAAGCACTTGAAGGTACAAGCAGCTCATTGCCAAACAGAGGCGATGAAACTTCTACAGCAACCAAAATCAACGCTGTCATAGCAACTGCAAAATCATACATAGGTGTACCTTATGCTATGGGAGGTAGCACACCAAAAGCTTTTGATTGTTCTGGTTATACTCAATACATTATGAAACAAAATGGTATGAGCGTTACAAGAACAGCTGCTAGTCAATACAACGAAGGAACTTCAGTCAGTAGAAGCAATCTTCAACGTGGAGATTTCGTATTTTTCGAAACCTATAAAGCTGGTGCTTCACATGTAGGTATTTACCTAGGAAACAACGAGTTCATTAGTGCTACCAGTAGCAGTGGTGTGAGAATTACAAAACTAACTGATAATTATTGGAATACGCGTTACATAGGTGCAAGAAGAATTATTAAGTAAATACAGCGACTAGTCTCTAGTCATTAGTCACTAGCTCTTTCGTATTCCTTTGGGGTCATTTAGAGCAACTGCTATTAAAAAGACAAGCTTTCTTGAGAGCTTGTCTTTTTTTCTGCTTTCCGCTTTCCACTTTCAACTATAATAGTGGTGAGAAGAGTCTGCTGATGGATTCTTTAAACTTCATAACAAGAGGTCTTTGTGTATATATCTCATAGCTTAGCTCTCTACAATATACAATATCCTCATGGAAAATTTCTTTAAGCTTAATAGAAATTTTTTCATCGTAAATAAAACCGTTGACCTCAAAATTTAATCGAAAACTTCTAATATCAAAATTACAAGTGCCAACAGAGCACACCATATCATCGGCTACAATGGTCTTTGCATGAAGAAATCCATTTTCATAAATGTATACCTTTGCGCCTTCTCTAAGGAGCTCTCCTGCATAGGATGTTGTAGCCCAGTATACGAATGGGTGATCCGGTTTATTTGGGATCATAATCCTCACATCTACCCCTGAGCGTACAGCCAATTTTAGCGCTTCTAGAATACTCTGATCTGGAACCAAATACGGCGATTGAATATAAAGATAATTTCTTGCAGAATTGATTATTTTTAAGTATCCTTCTTTTACTTGGTCTTCCACTTCATCTGGTCCTGAAGACACAATCTGCATAGCTACATTTCCATTAGAGATCTCATCTGTTAAGTACCTACCAGTCAACTCAATATTTTCTTTTGTAGCGAAACGCCAGTCAAGAATAAATCGAAGCTGTAGATCATAAATGGCGCCTCCTTTAAAACGTATATGAGTATCCCTCCAGTAACCCATGGACTCCTTTAGACCAAGATATTCATTCCCTACATTAAAGCCACCTAAATAACCAATAGCTCCATCAATAATGACGAGTTTTCTATGATTTCTATAATTTACTTTTAAATTGAGTAGAGGTATTTTAGACGGAAAAAATCTCCCCACCTTCCCTCCTGCTTCAGTAAGTTGGGTAATATAAGATTTATGGATATACCTGCCACCCATATCATCAAAAAGAAGGCGAACTTCAACCCCTTCTTGGGCCTTTCTGATAAGAAGCTCCATCAATGAGACGCCTAAATCATCATTTTTTATAATATAGTATTCTACATGT encodes the following:
- a CDS encoding peptidoglycan-binding protein, whose amino-acid sequence is MKKSVKVLSILLLILIVFSSSAFAVNYLGYGMRGSGVNELQNNLKALGYLDINRTTDYYGTQTRDAVIAFQRDNGLKADGYFGPASRVALENVKTGKQNSESKPEPTKPEASTPPKTSTRYPRVLKYAMSGTDVKELQEDLKSLGYLKINNTTNYFGTMTVDALKAFQRSSAIGVDGSFGPQTRTTLLKALEGTSSSLPNRGDETSTATKINAVIATAKSYIGVPYAMGGSTPKAFDCSGYTQYIMKQNGMSVTRTAASQYNEGTSVSRSNLQRGDFVFFETYKAGASHVGIYLGNNEFISATSSSGVRITKLTDNYWNTRYIGARRIIK
- the cls gene encoding cardiolipin synthase translates to MLLVTSNILAFVLIVNFVLTFTIIFLERKDPQSTYAWLLLIWIIPAIGFIFYLLFSQNIARRKIFKLLNQELETTKKLLDQQKMHLKREEVPLCNYRDEIYKDMVYYHQNISDAIYTSNNEIQIFTDGKEKFKDLFEKILEAKHHIHVEYYIIKNDDLGVSLMELLIRKAQEGVEVRLLFDDMGGRYIHKSYITQLTEAGGKVGRFFPSKIPLLNLKVNYRNHRKLVIIDGAIGYLGGFNVGNEYLGLKESMGYWRDTHIRFKGGAIYDLQLRFILDWRFATKENIELTGRYLTDEISNGNVAMQIVSSGPDEVEDQVKEGYLKIINSARNYLYIQSPYLVPDQSILEALKLAVRSGVDVRIMIPNKPDHPFVYWATTSYAGELLREGAKVYIYENGFLHAKTIVADDMVCSVGTCNFDIRSFRLNFEVNGFIYDEKISIKLKEIFHEDIVYCRELSYEIYTQRPLVMKFKESISRLFSPLL